The following are from one region of the Actinopolyspora halophila DSM 43834 genome:
- a CDS encoding zinc finger protein → MHPEDHENRTRFWHPVRRFDGKRHVFHGNAPGTGWRAKDTLCGLSIDPAPVSSTEWLLHPTCPDCWEKLVHEQIPDFPSEAPLDGGSS, encoded by the coding sequence ATGCACCCCGAGGACCACGAGAACCGAACACGATTCTGGCACCCGGTGCGGAGATTCGACGGGAAGCGCCACGTCTTCCACGGAAACGCTCCCGGAACCGGCTGGCGCGCGAAGGACACCCTGTGCGGTTTGTCCATCGACCCGGCACCCGTGAGTTCCACCGAGTGGCTGCTTCACCCGACCTGCCCGGACTGCTGGGAGAAACTCGTGCACGAACAGATACCGGACTTCCCGTCCGAGGCTCCGCTGGACGGCGGTTCCTCCTGA